One Polaribacter sp. SA4-12 genomic window carries:
- the fabG gene encoding 3-oxoacyl-[acyl-carrier-protein] reductase, which translates to MKLLENKSAIITGATRGIGRGIAIEFAKQGANVAFTYSSSVDAANALEEELKTFGVSAKGYQSNAANFDAAQELAKEVLKEFGAIDILVNNAGITKDNLLMRISEDDFDKVIEVNLKSVFNLTKAVIRPMMKQRKGSIINMSSVVGLKGNAGQSNYAASKAGIVGFSKSVALELGSRNIRSNVVAPGFIETEMTAKLDEATVQSWRDGIPLKRGGQPIDIANACVFLASDMSAYITGQTLSVDGGMLT; encoded by the coding sequence ATGAAATTATTAGAAAATAAATCAGCAATTATAACAGGAGCTACAAGAGGTATAGGTCGTGGAATTGCTATTGAATTTGCTAAGCAAGGAGCAAATGTGGCTTTTACATATAGTTCATCTGTTGATGCTGCTAATGCTTTAGAAGAAGAATTAAAAACTTTTGGAGTATCAGCTAAAGGATATCAATCTAATGCAGCAAATTTTGATGCTGCTCAAGAATTAGCAAAAGAAGTTTTAAAAGAATTTGGTGCTATTGATATTTTAGTAAATAATGCAGGTATAACAAAAGACAATTTGTTAATGCGTATTTCTGAAGATGATTTTGATAAAGTAATAGAAGTAAACTTAAAGTCTGTATTTAATTTAACCAAAGCAGTGATTCGTCCGATGATGAAACAACGAAAAGGTTCTATTATTAATATGAGTTCTGTAGTTGGTTTAAAAGGTAATGCTGGTCAATCTAACTATGCTGCATCAAAAGCTGGTATTGTTGGGTTTTCTAAATCAGTTGCTTTAGAATTAGGTTCTAGAAATATTAGAAGTAACGTAGTTGCTCCTGGTTTTATAGAAACTGAAATGACTGCAAAATTAGATGAAGCGACTGTACAAAGTTGGAGAGATGGAATTCCTTTAAAAAGAGGAGGGCAGCCAATTGATATTGCAAATGCATGTGTCTTTTTAGCTTCAGACATGTCTGCTTACATTACAGGTCAAACTTTATCTGTAGATGGAGGAATGTTAACATAG
- a CDS encoding iron-containing alcohol dehydrogenase: MNNFQFKNPVKIIFGKETIANVADEIPKDANVLLLYGGGSIKKNGVYNQVKDALKEYSITEFGGIPANPEYEVLLEALQVIKDNDINYLLAVGGGSVIDGTKFLSAAALYTGDTPWDILKNSIRTEVGMPFGTVLTLPATGSEMNSGAVITRRETKEKLGMGGPGLFPQFSILDPRVISSIPQRQLANGIADAFTHVLEQYMTYSVGALLQDRFAESVLQTLLEVAPKVLKDPTDYEAISNYMWSCTMALNGLLMQGVPTDWAVHAIGHELTALYGIDHARTLAIIAPSHYEYNFETKKDKLAQYAERIWNVTEGTLEEKARIGIEKTESFYKGLGIDTKLSDYTSEYEGTAETIANRFKERGWTGLGEHKSITPEKVEEIVKMSY, translated from the coding sequence ATGAATAATTTTCAATTTAAAAACCCGGTAAAAATCATTTTTGGAAAAGAAACTATTGCTAATGTAGCAGATGAAATTCCTAAAGATGCAAATGTACTTCTACTTTATGGTGGGGGAAGTATCAAAAAGAATGGAGTTTATAATCAAGTTAAAGACGCTTTAAAAGAGTATTCTATTACAGAGTTTGGCGGAATTCCTGCAAATCCTGAATATGAAGTTCTATTAGAAGCTTTACAAGTAATTAAAGACAACGACATTAATTATTTGTTAGCTGTTGGTGGTGGTTCTGTAATTGATGGAACAAAATTTTTATCTGCTGCTGCTCTTTATACAGGTGATACACCTTGGGATATTCTTAAAAACAGTATTAGAACAGAAGTAGGTATGCCTTTTGGAACGGTATTAACTTTACCTGCAACAGGTTCTGAAATGAATTCTGGAGCAGTAATTACTAGAAGAGAAACGAAAGAGAAATTAGGAATGGGTGGTCCAGGATTGTTTCCTCAATTTTCAATTTTAGATCCTAGAGTTATTTCTTCTATTCCACAAAGACAATTAGCAAACGGAATTGCAGATGCATTTACACATGTGTTAGAACAATATATGACTTATTCAGTTGGAGCATTGTTACAAGATCGTTTTGCAGAAAGTGTATTACAAACTTTATTAGAAGTTGCTCCTAAGGTTTTAAAAGATCCAACAGATTATGAAGCTATTTCTAATTATATGTGGTCTTGTACAATGGCCTTAAATGGATTATTAATGCAAGGTGTACCTACAGATTGGGCAGTTCATGCAATCGGACATGAATTAACTGCACTTTATGGAATTGATCATGCAAGAACGTTAGCTATTATTGCACCAAGTCATTATGAGTATAATTTTGAAACTAAGAAAGATAAATTAGCTCAATATGCAGAAAGAATCTGGAATGTAACTGAAGGAACTTTAGAAGAGAAAGCTAGAATTGGAATTGAAAAAACTGAAAGCTTTTATAAAGGTTTAGGAATTGACACTAAATTATCTGATTATACTTCAGAATATGAAGGAACAGCAGAAACAATTGCAAATCGTTTTAAAGAAAGAGGTTGGACAGGTTTAGGTGAACATAAATCTATAACTCCAGAAAAAGTTGAAGAAATAGTAAAAATGTCTTACTAA